One Leptospira wolffii serovar Khorat str. Khorat-H2 genomic window, AGGGTTTGGGATTTACCAGGATTTTTTAGAAAAAGTAAAATAACTGGCTATTAACGTGTCTATTCCCACTTACGATAATTTATTAAATCCAGCATTACAAGCGTTTCATAACCTAGGCGGATCTGCTTCCATCGATGAATTGGAGGAAGAGGTCGCAAAGCTTCTTAATTTGTCGGATGCCGATTTGAACGAACTTATGGAAAATCAATCTAGGTCTCGCTTTAATTATCGGCTTGCTTGGGCACGAAATTATTTGAAGAACTATGGGTTACTTGAAAACACTGCGCGAGGAGTATGGGCACTAACGCAGGCAGGAAGGGATACGAAGCATGTCGATCGCCTTGCGGTAGTGCAGAAAGTTAGAGAAAAATTTCGCATTAAAGAAGATTTAGAATCAGACAGTGAGATCGACGAAATAGAATCAGAAGAAAGTATTACATGGCAAGACGAATTGCTAAACCTCCTAAAACAGATGAAACCTGATGCTTTTGAGAGACTTTGCCAAAGGATATTAAGAGAGTCTGGATTCGTCAATGTAGAGATTACTGGTCGTTCAGGAGACGGTGGCATTGATGGCCGCGGGGTAGTCCGTCTAGGAGGTCTACTTTCTTTCCACGTCTATTTTCAGTGTAAGAGATACAAAGATGTTGTTGGTCCCTCCATAGTAAGAGATTTCCGTGGAGCTATGTCTGGTCGCGCTGACAAAGGTTTAATCATTACGACGGGTCGATTTACTTCCGAAGCAAAAAGGGAAGCTCTAAGAGATGGAGCAATCCCTTTAGATTTAATTGATGGTCAAGAACTAGTTACCAAATTAAAGGAGCTTCGTTTGGGAGTTTTAGTTAAAGAGAGAATGGTTGAAGACGTAGTTGTTGAAAAAGATTGGTTTCACGGACTGTAAGGTGCAGGTATTTTGAGCTTATTCAATCTAGCTTCTTCCATTCTTCCATGACACCTTCCTTGATCTCATCTTCCACCAAGGGAAAGGTCGAAAGTATATGTCTAAATTCCTCCTCAGTCAGATCGTAAATTTTTGCAACAATCGCATCAATTTGGTTTTTGAGTATCTGTCTCTTTTTCGGATCAGTAATGCCAATTGATCTGTGACTGGCATGAGTTCCGAAGACCTTTGCTGATAGATCATCAAATGAACTACTTGTGCAAATTAGTTTTGCACATTTCTCAATTAGATTAGTAGAATAATTTGAAAGTCGTTCGAGATTGCGCGGAATGGGAACCAATTTCAATGCATGAAAATTTACATGTGCACCGGAATTGACTAGCCGTTCGTAAAAATCAACAGTAAACGAATTTAAAAAACTTAATAGAATGAAATTATTTTTTTCATCTTTTGGGAAAACTTCTATTCTTGGAAGAGGGTTTCCAGCTCCAGAATTCTTTGGAATAAAAGTTGAAATTAAGGTTCGGTAATCTGTATCTCTTGCTATATCCCTATATCCAAGCGTGTATTCTTTATATTTAGAGTTTTCTCTAGCTATCCAATATCTAATTTCCGCATACTCGTTGGTAAATTGATGAACCATGCTTCCCTCATATAAGGGCCACCATTCTTCCTTTCCTTTTTTCCAGATCATTGTTTCTGAATCGTATTTTGCACTCAGCTTTAACAACTGCTCCTTTGTAACAAAAAGGTGAGCATCATTTGTCATATGAAACTCTGAGGAAAGTTTTATATTCCATGTGCCTTCGAGTTCTTCTCCTAGTCTAGGAAACTTTGCCATTTTCTTTACGATGCTAATGTCTGTGTCCGATTTAAATTCCATCAGACTGAAGGAATCAGGGCTTAATTTCTTAATTAAATCGATGCGTAAATCTAAAAATCGTTTATCTAAAGAACTTATATTTGATTTCTCTACTTTTATGGTCTGCATATCCTTCTTGGTTTGGTGGACGGAACGAAGGTCCTGCTCTGAATGTAACATAAAGGCAGAGGGGACTGATTTCCCGGGATCGTTTGTTTCTTTCGTAGCCGATAGGAGGATGAACTTAAAGCTTCGGTGAACGTTTTCAAAGAGTGCTTTCGAGTTTTCGAATCCATAAAGAAAATTGATTTTGCCTTCTGCAAAAAGCATTTTACGTAGATCTTTACATCCTAAATCAGAATACAGTCCGGAGGGTATTACGACCCCTAATGAGCCTTCTTCTTTTAATAGATGCCATGCCCTTTCTGAAAAAAGTTTATAAAGATTGATATCACCTGATCCTCGATTTGGGAAATAGTCTGAATTACGGAATAAATCTCCTGTGGCTGTAAGATTTAAACAATGTTGGAGCCATTCTTCTTTGATTTTTGGATTCTTCTTAAATAGAGTTGCTACTGCGATTCTTGCCTCGTTTTTATCTAGATCTCTAAACTTAGGAATATAGGTTTCGAAAAATTCCTGGGAATTAGGCTTCCAAACTTCCCAAGGAGGATTCGTTAAAATAATATCAAAGCCTGCTTCCTTCGGATGAGAAGGGTGTATGACAGTAGAAAACTCCATCCCATAATGAAATGGTTTTAGATACTCAGCTCTTAATACGAATTGATTTAAAAGTTCAATCGCCTTTAAATCCTTTTTCTCATCAATAAAATCAATTTTCTTTTTCGGCTTTACTTTCCATTCCGAAAGTAAGTGCTCTAACCTTTGGTTTAGAACCTGCTGCAATTCTATATCTATTTCTCGAATTTCGGAACGGAGTTTAAGGGCCTTGTCGGGATCATTCTCGTTCGTATAAAGAAAAATTAACTTTTCTTTCCTCAGCATTTTACTCGGAGCATCTCCAAAATCCAAAACGCCAATGGAGGGAGATTCTTTTTTGTTTTTTGTTTTAGAACTTTTAGATGGTAGGCCGTCAAAAAAATCTTCCGGCAGAAATAGGAATCCCGTGAGCGAATCTCCACTTCGAATATGAAAATCGATATTTGGAAGTGGCTCTAATTGATCGGAAGAGAGTTCTATACCTTCGACCATAGCTAGAAATAATCTTAGTTTTGTGATTTCTACCGCTTCCGGGAGAATATCCACTCCATATAGATTATTAGATGCAACAAATCTTCTTATACCGTAAATCGGATTCTTTTCTAGTGAATATCCCTTTGGCTTTTCAATTCGAGTTCGAATTTCTTGTAGATTTGATTTTAAAATACGCTTTGAGAGTAATTTATGATAATAAGAGAGTGAATGTAGGGCCTGGACGAGGAATTGTCCGGATCCACAAGCTGGATCACAAATTTTAATCGAGGAGAGAATGGTTTCAAAGAAAATGATGAGCTCGGGTTCAGTTGAATTATTTATAAATTCTTCCGTATTTTTATAGAAACCGGAAGCGCTGATTCCATTTACTTTTTTGAAAATATGTTCTTCAATTGTTTCATCTGTAAGAAACTCGGATAGAGAGGATGGAGTATAATAAACTCCGCCGGATTTATTATCTCCCAGAGTATTTTCAAAAATATAACCCAAGATATAAGGGTCGATGGAATCTTCGTCAGAATCGGATCTTTCGTTTACATTCCAGTTCCAGGATTCGAAAAATTGAAAAATGGCTGCGAACGACTCATTGGGTACTTGAATTTTCAGGTATTTTTCTTCAAGCTCGTGTTTTAAAAATAATCCTCCATTTAGATACGGGATAGTATCGCCAACAATGGCGAGAGTATTTTTGTCTCTTTCCTTTCTGCAAAGTGCGTTAAAGAACAATTCCTTTAAAAAAACTTCATAAAATTCGTTTTTCTTTTTGCTATAGTCTCTATATTTTTCCGTAAAGTATCTAGGATTTTCATTCAGAAGTTTTCTGGACTGTAGGAAGAAAAGAAATATCAGGCGATCTAATAGGATTTGTGAATAAAGTTTTCGATCCGATTTGTCTGATATACCTGATATAGAATTAATAAGTTCTGTCTTTTGCTTTTTAAATTCCTTATAGAATTTATTTGAAATATCCTTCCTCTCAAACAAATCTTCGAATCCAGAAATGTTTCCAGGCTTTAAATCACATAATCTTTGGATTGCGATCGGGTTTCGATTTTCTCGAATGTCCGTTCTTTTGAATTTATATTTTTGGATACGGATTTTATCTTCGAGTCCTTTTCGCAGAAATGTCCATTCCTCAAAATTTTTCGAAATTCCGAGAATTCCTACTCTTTGGTAGATATGTTGTCCTGCACGCTTCATAAGTTCAGAATTGTCTGTAAAGATAAAAACTTCGATATAGCTATTCTCATCAATTTCAACGATCAATGATTGAGTTTCTTGGCTGATGGAAAATTTTAGTTCTTGGAAAAGTGTAGCGACATCTTCTAAAGATTTGGAGTTTAAAATGATTTCTTTAATTCGATCTGCTCTTGCCATTAATACTACGTAAAGATTGTTAGGATTTTTCGTCCGATGATCTCTTCCTTTTTGTAAATAGTTCCGCGAAGCGAAGGTTCCGAAATGATATGTTTATTATAAAAGTCCACAAGTGTATGAGCAAAATCTTTGTATTGAACAAAACTAACCCCCCGGTCTAGGTTAATTCCATATTTCTTTAATTGATTTCTAAGGTAAGTTAGTTGGTTGGATGAGAACGGATGGCGCCCGAAAATGTCACGAATTTCTTGAACAATTTCAATTCCATTCCCTTTTAGATTATCCATTTCGGATATAAAAGAGTTTTCATTCTCATCGAAGGATAAATTTTGTGTTCCCTTCTTTTTTAAGAGAGAGTCGATTACGGTGAGTAAATCTGACTGAATTTTTGATTTAATTTGTCTTAAGCTCCTACCAGCAGCACCCGGTTTGAAACGATCCTTACGTTCTTCTAAAATTAGATTAAATTTTTGTTCTGCTTTGGTTTCTAATTCAATCAGGGAGAGTGTTTTAGAGCTAACCATTGGCGCTGTTGGAGAAATGGGAGATTCTATAAAAGGGTATGGAAATTCTTCTTTTGCATCCCCGTTCTCAGAGATTCGAATCCAGTGTCTCGATAATAGATCCTTATGTTCGCCTCTTCTTCCGTGGATTTCAAAAAGAGAATAAGTATTTTTGGGATTCTCTGTTAGTATTGTATAATACGTTCTTTGTAAATTTGGAGTAACGAGAGTATCAAAATCTTCGGGGCGAATATGATTTTTCGATGCAGAAAATTGCAAAAAGGAGCGAAAATGATCCTCTTCAGTTTCTCCTTCTATCCCTGTAAATATACTTGTTTTTTGGGAAAGTTCTTCTAAGCGATCCATTGAGTCTGCGTCACGGATGTTCTTAATTTCTTCGCCAATTTCTCGAATATCAATATGTTCGTCTTCGCTGGAGAGTATGGCCATTTCCTTCCCTAGAAGTATCGCTACCTGTTGCACCTTTGAATTTAAGATTTCGAGTAGTTTAAGAAAACCATTTAGCACTTCGTCGTTTGGTGTCATGTTTAGGACACTAATTCGATTTTCCGACCCTATTCGATTGACTCGGCCTACTCTTTGAACGATTCGCATCGGGTTCCATGGTAAATCAAAATTTACTAATAGATCGGCATCCTGTAAATTTACACCTTCGGATAGAACGTCCGTTGCAACTAAAATGTCAAACTCTTCACCTGGCGCAACATTAGTCCTTTGCCCACGCGGGGCAAACCTTTCTAATTTTGATCTAAGCTCAGGATCTCCTGAAGTAACCATTGTACTTCTGAATTGTTGAAAATTTGAAGGATGCATTTTGAGATGATATTCGATATACTGGGCAGTATCTTTGTATTCGGAAAATGTTATACATTTTCGAAATCGAGCGGACTTGAGAGTATTAATATAAGTTTCAATCTTAGGATCTATTAGGCTAATAGGTTGATCTACTTTGGTTTGAAGCGGTTCTAAATGGCGCTTTATAAAATTCCTGATCTCGTATATGTCATTTGAAATCCAAGATCGGACATCATCTGTTGTAAATTTTATCTTAGAATCCTCTTCCGGTTCTTCAACTTCGGAGATCGATCCCCCATCAAATAAATTTGGTGTTTCCTCTGGATCTATTATTTCTGTTTGGAGACGATATCGATTATATTTTTGAAGTAAGACTTCAATGGAATCTCCCGAGTCTAATGCTTTTAAGAGTTCATTTTCCTTTTCGATTATATTTAACAGAGAGCAATAGAAGGCGTAAAGACTAGATTCGATTCGTTTGTAAAGAAGTAGTAAATATAGGTAAGAAAGAGTTCTGCCTGATTCTGGATTAGACAAAATGATATGCGGGAGGTGTAACTTTTCTAGAAAGTTACCTAACTCTTGAAAAAGTTCGTGATGTTTATTTGTATAAGAGTAATTTAGCTTTCGAACTTCCGGCTCTTGAAACTCTAAAGGCTTTCCAGCTACTGTAATATTTTTGTAGTTTCTTTTTATTGAAGATCTCATCCTGAGCAGCATGATTCCGTTTAATAGATTTCGAATTTCTATAATCGATTTTTGGAAATCGGAATCTGTTTCAAGTGTAGAGATATTCTTTCCGGATTTAAGTGATTTAATTTTCTCATGAAATTTGTCGAAGGCATTAGGGCTAAATCCAGCAGCATATAATTTGGCATCTGTTGTACAGAGATTTATAAGATTTTGCAGATCTCGAATAGAGTTATTAAAAGGTGTAGCGGTAAGTAACAGGACGGCTGCTTGCTGGGAAATATCTTGGGGTTGTAGGGCCCTGATATTTTGATATAAAAAGGTTTCTCTATTTCTTGCTCGGTGAGCTTCATCAATGATTATTAAATTAAATTCCTTTCCTCCCTTTAATGATTGAATTTTATCTCCGTTCTCCTGACCTAGTTTGCCTTGGGAAAGAAACTGTATGTGTTGTGATTCCGGAATATTGAAAAAAATTTCTAAGGTTTCTTTCCATTGTGGAATTAATGTAGGTGGTGCGATGATTAGAACTCTTGCTCCTTTTTCTCTATAGCGGCGAATTACTTCAGCTGCAGTAAAAGTTTTACCGAGACCAACAGAATCCGAAACGATTGCTCCTCCGAGTATTTCTAACTTTCCTAAAACATTTTCTGCGCCGACTTGCTGAAACTCCGCCAATAATTCGGTTTTATCTAATCTCTCCTTTGTTAAT contains:
- a CDS encoding Eco57I restriction-modification methylase domain-containing protein: MARADRIKEIILNSKSLEDVATLFQELKFSISQETQSLIVEIDENSYIEVFIFTDNSELMKRAGQHIYQRVGILGISKNFEEWTFLRKGLEDKIRIQKYKFKRTDIRENRNPIAIQRLCDLKPGNISGFEDLFERKDISNKFYKEFKKQKTELINSISGISDKSDRKLYSQILLDRLIFLFFLQSRKLLNENPRYFTEKYRDYSKKKNEFYEVFLKELFFNALCRKERDKNTLAIVGDTIPYLNGGLFLKHELEEKYLKIQVPNESFAAIFQFFESWNWNVNERSDSDEDSIDPYILGYIFENTLGDNKSGGVYYTPSSLSEFLTDETIEEHIFKKVNGISASGFYKNTEEFINNSTEPELIIFFETILSSIKICDPACGSGQFLVQALHSLSYYHKLLSKRILKSNLQEIRTRIEKPKGYSLEKNPIYGIRRFVASNNLYGVDILPEAVEITKLRLFLAMVEGIELSSDQLEPLPNIDFHIRSGDSLTGFLFLPEDFFDGLPSKSSKTKNKKESPSIGVLDFGDAPSKMLRKEKLIFLYTNENDPDKALKLRSEIREIDIELQQVLNQRLEHLLSEWKVKPKKKIDFIDEKKDLKAIELLNQFVLRAEYLKPFHYGMEFSTVIHPSHPKEAGFDIILTNPPWEVWKPNSQEFFETYIPKFRDLDKNEARIAVATLFKKNPKIKEEWLQHCLNLTATGDLFRNSDYFPNRGSGDINLYKLFSERAWHLLKEEGSLGVVIPSGLYSDLGCKDLRKMLFAEGKINFLYGFENSKALFENVHRSFKFILLSATKETNDPGKSVPSAFMLHSEQDLRSVHQTKKDMQTIKVEKSNISSLDKRFLDLRIDLIKKLSPDSFSLMEFKSDTDISIVKKMAKFPRLGEELEGTWNIKLSSEFHMTNDAHLFVTKEQLLKLSAKYDSETMIWKKGKEEWWPLYEGSMVHQFTNEYAEIRYWIARENSKYKEYTLGYRDIARDTDYRTLISTFIPKNSGAGNPLPRIEVFPKDEKNNFILLSFLNSFTVDFYERLVNSGAHVNFHALKLVPIPRNLERLSNYSTNLIEKCAKLICTSSSFDDLSAKVFGTHASHRSIGITDPKKRQILKNQIDAIVAKIYDLTEEEFRHILSTFPLVEDEIKEGVMEEWKKLD
- a CDS encoding helicase-related protein; its protein translation is MEFPAIIDNNTKETQLANVFNQFLLPYASQIDAAVGYFYYSGFDLIAPGLLKNPLFQNLDSVPNDSIRIIMSPRTDRRTAFLLNTGIQLSIQDQVKDIISQIELDIAGKDITHTSFFLELLKRKILNVRLYTEDFFHAKAYLAKLKLSNGTHFHSIVGSSNFSESGFTDNRELNLTNSDKLHYDHLLKWFQKIWDSSTVDLNESLIQIIDSERNSRANGLPTSIGLSPFEAYLFLIHHYLGKLTKERLDKTELLAEFQQVGAENVLGKLEILGGAIVSDSVGLGKTFTAAEVIRRYREKGARVLIIAPPTLIPQWKETLEIFFNIPESQHIQFLSQGKLGQENGDKIQSLKGGKEFNLIIIDEAHRARNRETFLYQNIRALQPQDISQQAAVLLLTATPFNNSIRDLQNLINLCTTDAKLYAAGFSPNAFDKFHEKIKSLKSGKNISTLETDSDFQKSIIEIRNLLNGIMLLRMRSSIKRNYKNITVAGKPLEFQEPEVRKLNYSYTNKHHELFQELGNFLEKLHLPHIILSNPESGRTLSYLYLLLLYKRIESSLYAFYCSLLNIIEKENELLKALDSGDSIEVLLQKYNRYRLQTEIIDPEETPNLFDGGSISEVEEPEEDSKIKFTTDDVRSWISNDIYEIRNFIKRHLEPLQTKVDQPISLIDPKIETYINTLKSARFRKCITFSEYKDTAQYIEYHLKMHPSNFQQFRSTMVTSGDPELRSKLERFAPRGQRTNVAPGEEFDILVATDVLSEGVNLQDADLLVNFDLPWNPMRIVQRVGRVNRIGSENRISVLNMTPNDEVLNGFLKLLEILNSKVQQVAILLGKEMAILSSEDEHIDIREIGEEIKNIRDADSMDRLEELSQKTSIFTGIEGETEEDHFRSFLQFSASKNHIRPEDFDTLVTPNLQRTYYTILTENPKNTYSLFEIHGRRGEHKDLLSRHWIRISENGDAKEEFPYPFIESPISPTAPMVSSKTLSLIELETKAEQKFNLILEERKDRFKPGAAGRSLRQIKSKIQSDLLTVIDSLLKKKGTQNLSFDENENSFISEMDNLKGNGIEIVQEIRDIFGRHPFSSNQLTYLRNQLKKYGINLDRGVSFVQYKDFAHTLVDFYNKHIISEPSLRGTIYKKEEIIGRKILTIFT
- a CDS encoding restriction endonuclease — translated: MSIPTYDNLLNPALQAFHNLGGSASIDELEEEVAKLLNLSDADLNELMENQSRSRFNYRLAWARNYLKNYGLLENTARGVWALTQAGRDTKHVDRLAVVQKVREKFRIKEDLESDSEIDEIESEESITWQDELLNLLKQMKPDAFERLCQRILRESGFVNVEITGRSGDGGIDGRGVVRLGGLLSFHVYFQCKRYKDVVGPSIVRDFRGAMSGRADKGLIITTGRFTSEAKREALRDGAIPLDLIDGQELVTKLKELRLGVLVKERMVEDVVVEKDWFHGL